In Candidatus Neomarinimicrobiota bacterium, the genomic stretch AGGTTGTCATCGCTAACTTTCCCAACGATGACCGCAATGAGATGTATCCGCAGATCGAATGTGAGCCGGCATAGAGTAGAAGCAGTGAAACAGAAAGGCGCTCAGATGCGACGGAATTAGCAGGATCATACTTATGCTTGATTTCATAGTAGGTGCCCTATTCCTCGGGATTGTCATATGGATTGCCATGCAATTATTTACCCCGCGGCGAAAATGTGACTACTGTGGTGAGCGGCATCCCGGAAAATATCTGTATTGGAATCTTGAACTCGGCAAAGATTATAGCTTTGATAATAACCTTGTATTTGGGCGACAACAGTGCCTAAAAGATTGGAGATCCGAGAACTACTTTTGTGCTCAGTGCAATAACCATCATCCCTGGTCACAGAGAGTTCTTTCCCACAAATTCAAGAGGGATACTTACTACTTCTGCTCTCCCAGCTGTCAAGCCACTTGGCAAGGGAGAAATCCTGATAAATATTATGAAGGTCATGTTCGGCACAGTATTCCGACTGATCTAAGAAAAATAATTTGGAAGAGGGATAAGGGAAGATGCGTAAAATGTGGAAGCGAGAATGAACTGCACTATGATCATATCATACCTCTCTCTAAGGGCGGGTCTTCCACCGAAAATAATCTGGAACTGCTATGCCAGACATGCAATCTGAGTAAATCTGATAAGGTTGAGTGATGCTGAGCGCGATTTCGCGGGTGGAATGGGAAGGATTGCGCTGCAATTGCAGGTTAATTGAAGGATCTACTCCATGTTATGACGGGGAGTCGCCCTTAC encodes the following:
- a CDS encoding HNH endonuclease, coding for MLDFIVGALFLGIVIWIAMQLFTPRRKCDYCGERHPGKYLYWNLELGKDYSFDNNLVFGRQQCLKDWRSENYFCAQCNNHHPWSQRVLSHKFKRDTYYFCSPSCQATWQGRNPDKYYEGHVRHSIPTDLRKIIWKRDKGRCVKCGSENELHYDHIIPLSKGGSSTENNLELLCQTCNLSKSDKVE